TTCCCGACGGCCGGCTTCTACCAGATGGGTGTGAGCAGTGATGATGGATTCCGGGTCAGTGAGGGCCTGGGTGTCTCACGTCAGGCGCTACATGTGACTGGTCCCGGCATCGATACCGATGTGGCAGCAGTGGCTACCTATGGTGGCACCAGTGGCAACGCAGGCTATGGAGCCACCTTGCCTTTAACACCTGTTACCGGTCCTGCAGTATTCGTCCCGGTACCATGTCCGAATCTGCCGGGCGCGGTCAATCTGGCCAACAAAATTGGAGTCGCTGATTATGCGAGTTGCGATAGTGGCTTTAACGTCCACGATTTGGCTTACAACCTCCAGACCAACGGGGCACTGGCGGCCATCATCATCAACAATCCAAGTTACGGCCTGCCTTTCGTCGGTGACGGTAGCGGCGCCCCGGTGACCATCCCTGTGTTGGTTGTGAACGGTGACTTTGGTCAACGAGACTTCTGGGTGACGAACTCCGGTCTCGTTGCCAGTATCGGCGCTGATGCGCATATCCGGCTCGGAGAAGCCGATTATGCCAAGGGTATGGGAAGTGTGGACTTCGGCTTCGTTGTGCCGACAGCGGGGGCTTATCCGATCCGCCTGTTTAATTGGCAAGGCGGCGGCGGCGCCGGCTTGGAGTGGACCAGCATCCAGCCTGGTCTGACAGCAGACGGAACTCGCGTGTTGGTGAACGATTCAGCCACGCCTGGTTCGCTGATGGCCTATCGCGCGGTGACTACTCATCCGCATCTCAATTCGCCAGTCGTTGCCAATGGCAATGTAATGCTCAGCTGGAGCGGTGCGGGCATACTGCAAAAGGCGACTCAATTAAGTCCGGGCAACTGGAGCGATGTTACTCCACAGCCAGGTGCCTCCAGTTACATAACTCCTTCCGGCGGAACCGCCTTCTACAGGCTGAGAGTGCCCACGCCGGTTGAGCCATAAATACTGTGTCGTAATTACACAAAGAGACCGGGTTTTCGGACCCGGTCTCTTTTTTTACAAGTGGCTTGTTATTTAACACGCCACATTTCTGACAGATGTCCCTGACTAAGAATCAACGACTGTCAGGAGTTACATTCCCATGATTTGATAGCCGCAGTCGACGTAAAGCACCTGGCCCGTGATGGCCGCGGCACCGTCGCTGGCGAGGAAGGTGCCGGTGGCGCCGAGTTCGTCAGGCAGAACATTGCGCTTGAGTGGGGCATGCGCTTCGTAATGCTTCAGCATTTCGGTAAAGCCGGAGATGCCACGAGCAGCGAGAGTGTTCACAGGGCCGGCGCTGATGCAGTTCACGCGCACCTTCTTCGGACCCATATCGTAGGCGAGATAGCGTGTGCTGGCTTCGAGCGCGGCCTTGGCGACACCCATCACGTTGTAATGAGGAACCACTTTCTCAGAGCCGTAGTAGGTCATGCCGACAATGCTGCCACCTTCGGTCATGAGCGGTTCGGCAGCGCGGACGAGGGCAATCAGGGAATAGGCGCTCACATCATGTGCGACACGGAAAGCTTCCCGGCTGGTATTGATAAATTTTCCTTCGAGAGCGTCCTTGGGGGCAAACGCGACAGAGTGGAGCATTAGGTGGAGCTTGCCAAACTTTTGACCCACTTCGGCAAAGACGCGGTCGATATCTTCGTCCTTGGTCACATCGCAAGGCATAAGCAAGGTGTCGGAGCCGAAAGTGCCGGCGAGTTCCTCGACATTTTCCTTGAGGCGTTCGCCTTGATAAGTGAAGGCAAGTTTGGCTCCGGCTTTGTGCCAGGCTTGTGCAATGGCCCATGCGATGGAGCGTTTGTTGGCGACACCAAATACGATTCCCAGTTTACCAGCGAGTTGTGACATATAAATGAATGAACATTGAATGTTTCTGAATTAGCAGTAGGCAAATTTTTTACCGGTGGCAAGGCATAATCCACTGTGGTTGTAGTCGAAAATCATATCTTCCTTGACCGCAACCATATCAAAGCGAGCAAACCCACGCCTAATAATGCACTGATTCCGTAGGTGCCGGCGTTGGACTGGCCTTGGAATAAGAAGAGGGTGCTGACGCCAATGGTTGGTCCGGTGAATACGCCGATGCCGATGGCAGCTTCGTGAATGCCGCCTTTCTTGCCGTTGGATTCTCCGGCATCCATCGAGTAGAACAGTGAGGAATAGTAAATCAATCCGACGGCAAGACCGAATATGACCTGTGCGCCGACGAGAAGCCAGATGTGGGAACTGAGCAGGATGCCAATAAAACCAACGATAAGTGCAATAAACGCACAGAGCAACCAACCAAAGCGATAGTGCCAGCCAGTCCAGCGCCAGAAGAGAATGAAGGCGCAGAGTCGCACCCAAAACCAAACTGAACAGATGATGCCGGCAGAGGCTTCGGATAAGCCCAGACCAGCAGTCAGTTTGGGGATCACGGGCAGAATGCCGTTAATCGCAACGTAGGCAAACGGGTTGGCCAGCCAGGCGAGGTGGAGAAAGTTTCTCGCCTTGGAAATGGGTCGCGGATTTAGTGCGGGCAGGGGAATGCTTGGTTCAAGCGCTGTTTCCTGCGGAGCGGCTTCGGCGATCGCGTGCATTTTTTGGAGGCGCGGAAGCAAAAGCAGTTCGATTCCGTGCAAACCGGCAGCCAGCCAGAGTAAAATTTCACCGCCGAACTTTTCGAGCAAAGCGCCACCAGTCAAATAGGCGATGGCAGCGCCAGTGGCCCAGACGATATTATAGATGCCAGCAGTGCGGGGGAGTCGAGTGGGCGGTTGGTGCTGAGTGAGGAGTGCCTGAAGGATTGGCCAGGTGAGGCACATGCTGAGTGTCCAGAGAATGAGAACCGGCAGTTCCAGAAACATGGTTGTGCGTGAGTAACCCCAGAAGTGAGGCAGAAGCGCTCCAATGACGAGCGCCAGACCCATGCCGGAAAAACCAAGTCGCAAGGAAAAGAAATAGCCACGTTTCTGTGCAAATGAACCGGCCTTGTAAGCCGAGAACATATAAAAGAAACCGTGGAGAGCGGTCAGCATCAGGTTATGCCGGTTCTCGAAACCGAAATGCTGACGCATGTAAAAAAACAGGTAGTTAAAATAAAAAGGAGCAGCCAGGCCGTTGAGTGCCTCCAGTGTAAAATAACCGATTCTCAGCCTCCGGCGCAGGCCCGTCAGATCGGGAGGCGGCGTGCGCGACGTGAGAACAACTTGTTCCGCAGCTTCCAGCATCTTAGCCCTTGATCTCTTCGATGGCTTTGAGGCAATACCATTTTACCGCGCTGGACATTGGCGGTTGGAGAGAATCGAGTTCCTGAGCGGAACACCAGCGGATGTCATGATGCTCGGCTTCGGCCAGGGCGAGGGAATGGGTTTTGGGTCGAGCCCAATAAATCATGCCGATATGCTCGTGCGTGTCGCTGATGCGGTGGATGTCGAGAAAACGGGGCGCGATCAAGGCGCGGGTGCCGGGACTGGTGGTTGGCGGGCGTTCGCCAATGAGTTCCACATCAAGGCCGCTTTCCTCCCTGGCTTCACGCAAAGCGGCGATTTCAGGATCTTCATCCAGTTCAATGTGGCCGCCGAGCGGGAGCCAGGCGTTGAGCTTGCGATGATGGATCACAAGGATTTTCCCATCATGAACGATAAAAATCGCAACGGTGAAATCTATTTTTTCGTGAATGTGCGCCATATCAAAACCAGCAGAGACTGTGGCGTCAGTCAGACAGGGCGTCAAATACTCGCTGAGAGAAAATATTTGAAAAGATAAACTCTTGCCGGACAAGGATTAATAATCGTAGAGACCACTGTCGTGAGAGTAGCCGCCCTGGCCACCACTAGGGGCGCCTTCGCCGCCCATGAGGTTTTCAAAAATATCGCCCATGTCCTCCTCGATTTTTTCGGGGTCTTCACCGGCTTCGAGGCGTTTGATGGCCATATCCATTTCCTTGGGCATGGAACCGGGAGGCATCATTTCCTGCATCTTGCGCATCATCTGGGCCATATGCTTTGGATTATTCTCGTCCATGTGGGCCATGTCGCGTTCCATTTCATCCATGGCACGAGCAATGCGCGGATCGTCCATGTCCGGCATGGCTTCGCCCTCGGCACTTGTCGGTGCATCGGAATCCTTCAGCCCGCGGGACATGGCAAAGCGGCTCATCTGCTTCTCCATTTTTTTATTGCCACACTTGGGGCAAACCGGTGAACGGTCGGGATTGATCCGTTTGGATAGAAAGTTGAAAACCGTTCGGCATTTGGGACAGGCAAATTCGTAGATTGGCATAATCGGCTCCCGAATAAATATCACAAATTCATCCAGGTTGCCATTCGGTTTTTATCGTCCTGAGGCGATCAGGCATCGAAGCCGCCATCGATCTTGATGCTTGCTCCGGTAATGAAAGCAGCTTCCGGACTGGCCAAAAAGGAAACCAAAGCGGCAATCTCGTTCCCATGGCCATAGCGTTTGATGGCCATCAAATCTTTCAACTGCGCGGCGAACGCTCCATCCGCGGGATTCATGTCGGTATCGACAGGTCCAGGCTGGATGTTGTTGACCGTAATGCCTCGCGGGCCGAGATCGCGGGCGAGGCCACGTGTAAAACTTGCCACCGCGCCCTTGGTCAAGGCATAGACGGATCCGCCAGCGAACGGCATGGAATCGCTGTTAACACTGCCAATATTAATGATGCGTCCGCCTTCGCCCATGTGTCGGATGGCAGACTGGGTGGCGAGAAAAACTCCTTTTACATTCACGGCAATCAAGCGATCGAAGTCTTCGATTTTGAATTCGTCGATGGGAGCCATCGCGAAAAGCCCGGCGTTGTTCACCAGGATGTCGAGACGGCCAAAGGCTTTTACGGTCCCGGCGACAGCTTTGTTTACGGCTTCGGCATCGGCGCTGTCAGCGCGTATTGCGAGGACTTTTCCACCTGTGACTTCAATGGCGCGCACCACTTCATCAGCTTTTTGCGGTGAGCTGGTGTAAGTGATTGCCACGCTTGCGCCATCGTCAGCGAGGCCTTTTGCTATCGCTGCGCCGATGCCGCGAGAGGCGCCTGTGACCAAGGCGACTTTGCCCGTGAGTTTCTTTGTATCTGTGCTCATAGTGTTCTTTGGTTGTTAAATTTTCCTGATGTTTGTTTGATTCCGACGAATAGCGTGACGTTGGCCGCTCCGATACCGCAAACTTCTCATCGAAACGGTGGTAACTCAAATGAATTAGATCTGTGCGGCACCGCCATCGACGAACAATTCGACACCATTGACAAAGCTGCTGTCGTCCGAGGCGAGGAATGAGGCGACTTTGGCGACCTCGTCGGGATCGCCCAGACGTCCCAAGGGTACGGAAGCAATCATGGCATTCTTGAATTGCCTGTCTTGTTCCTCCGTTTGCGTCAAGCCGCTCAGTCCCGGCGTGTTGATGGGGCCGGGGCTGATGGCGTTGACGCGGATCTTGCGCTGTTTCAGATCCAGAATCCAGCAGCGGGCAAAGGAGCGAATGGCGGCCTTGGTGGCGCTATAGACGCTGAAGGCTTCGTTGCCCGTGGAGGCGGTCGTGGAAGCGTTTAGGATTACTGAACCACCGTCACGAAGCAGCGAGAGAGCTTTTTGCACCGTGAAGAGCGTTCCTTTGACGTTCGTGTTGAAGGTCTTGTCGAAGTGCTCTTCCGTAATGGAGCCGAGCGGGGCGAATTCTCCAAGGCCGGCATTCGCAAAGAGAATGTCGATGTGGCCTTTCTCCTTTTTCACTGTGGCATAAAGCCGATCGAGGTCGGCGAGCTTGGAGATGTCGCCTTGAACGGCAGTGACATTGTTGCCAATTTCCTTTGCGGCCGCCTCGAGTTCATTTTGGCGACGACCCGTGATGAAGACGTAGGCTCCTTCGGCGGCGAAGCGTTTGGCGGTGGCAAGACCGATCCCGCTGTTACCACCGGTAACAACAGCAACCTTGCCTGCCAGTTTTTGTGCGTTGATGCTCATAAACATTTCTTTCGCTTTGATGATGTGCGGGGCGCTGGTTGAGCCCGCTTCAAATCAGCGCAGGCCTCCTGAAATCACGAGCGTTTCGCCGGTCATGTATTTGGAGTCCGAAGATGCGAGATAGACGGCTGTCGGAGCGATGTCATCTGTCTGGCCGATGCGACCGAGCGGGGCTTGTGCTTCAATTTGTTTGCGAAACTCACCTTCAGCAAATCCAGCCGCGTGCACTCCCTCCGTTTCAATCATTCCAGGGTTGATCGCATTGACACGGATTTTACGCGGTCCCAGTTCCTTGGCGAGGACCCGGGTGATTGCATCCACGGCCGCTTTAGTGCCCGTGTAAACGGCTGTATTGGGTGGGGTAAATGTGCTGGCAGTGGAACTGATATTAATGATGCTGCCGCCCTCTGGACCAAACTGCTTCACTGCTGCTTGCGTGGTGAGGAGTAGGCCGAGGACATTCAGATTAAACATTTTGTTAAAATTCACTTCGGTGATTTCTTCAAGGGGAGCGAATTCGTAAACGCCTGCGTTATTGACCAGAATGTCGAGTCGGCCAAATTTGGTTTTGGTTTCAGCGAAGAGACGTTCGATATCCGCTTTTTTGGAGACGTCTCCCTGAACAGCGACTGCCTTTCCGCCTTTTTGGGTAATCTCATCGACCACCCGGTCGGCGCCTGCTTTGCTGGAAGAATAGTTAACGACGACGGCAGCACCTTCAGCGGCGAGCTGTTTGGCGATGCCGGCGCCAATGCCCTTGGATGCCCCGGTGACGACTGCGACTTTGCCTGCGAGTTTTTGTGTTGGAGTGCTCATTTTGTTTTTTTTGTTTCGGTAATGATTTTGGATTGTTGTTAGTTGGATGAAATCGTTTTCGAACCTCTTGTCTCGTTAGAATAGCGCATTTAATTGTGATTGTAAAAGTAACAGTTATAAGCAAAAAAATTATTTTCTTTTCAGGTCGGAAATGACGTCAGCCAGCGTGATTTTGGCGAGGCTGTTTTCCAGGGATTGTTGGGTTTTATGCAAAACGCCTTCCAGTGAGGATTTGATTTGGCAACTGACGGGACAGGGCTTTTGGGCGTTATATTTGTGAATCGCAAAGGCTTTGGGAGCATCGACCGCCTGGTAAACTTCCAGCAGGGTAATGTTGGCTGGATCGCGGGCGAGACAGCAGGCCCCGGTCTTGCCAGTCGTGGTATGAACCAGCCTGGCCTTGGAAAGCTTGGCCAGAATTCTTCGCACAAAGCTGGGACTGGTGTTCACGCTGTGAGCGAGCGTGCTGGACGTGACGTTCCCGCCGCACCGATATCCCAGCCCGGCCAGGATATGTACTGCAATCGAGAACTGTGTGTTCACTGCCATACTGTGACTGTAATAGTAACAGTAAGAAATGCAAGGGGAAATTTTTAACGTAAGCTGCAAAAGACATGGGAGCGTTACTTGAGTCCGGCACGAGCTGACGCTTCGGGATAGATTTCCTTTAATGCGTTGGTGGCCTGACGACGGACTTTTTCGTCCGAATCTTGAAGCGACTCGAATAGTGCAGAGACGGCTCGCATGGCTTCGCTTTCATAGCTCAGAATAGCCCAAGTGGCGGCATTCTTAACATCTGTAGCTGGATCGCGCCGGCCTTTTAGCAAAACTGGCATGACTAAAAATGGATCCGCATGGATTTGTCCCAGGGCCATCATAGCGCAGGATCGCACATTCCGGTTCGTATTCGTTGCGCCTCTCAGCAAGGAAGGAACTGCGTCTTTTGCAGTCGGACCAATCGCCCCGAGGGCATAGGCGGTGGCAGATTGGGAGGAAGGTGAAATCTCAGAATTATAGATTTCTACCAATGGCGAAACCGCGCTATCGGCTCTGGCTCCCAAGCAATAAAAGGCTTCGGTTGCCTGGTGATGGCTGGAGGATGCGGGTGTGTACGTGATCTTAATGAAACTTTGTCTTTGGACCAGCCCATACAACTTAAGTTTCCATCGCGAGTCCGTTGCTCGAAGCATCCGAAGCAGGGTGGGAATCGCGTTAGTGCCGGCGTGGCGCACGGCTGCGTTCGCTTTCAGCCATTCCGGACTGTTATAATTGGCGTTGATGGGATCATAAACTTGCAGCCAGGAGCTTAATGGTTTTCCCTCGTAAATTGGTTCACGCGGAGTCAGCACTTTCCAAGCGATCGCACAGACAAAGAGACCGGCAAGCGCGACAATGCTAAGTTTCCAAGGCTTCCCCATGTGATTTTGATAACCTGACTCTTGAGGATCAGCGAGCAAAAATTACGTGTATGAGACTAGGAAAGGAGCGTTCGGGAATGGATAGGAATACAATTATTATGAATCGCGCAAACCGCTAATTAGGAACTTGCCGTGACCAATGAGGGCGCGGGCGCTGCATTCTTCCCTTTAGTAATGAGAAGCACCATTAACGCGGTGAAGATGCAGAGGAATCCGGCAAGGAAAAAGGCTTTGTCATAGTGTCCGGTTTCGGTGCGGATGTCTAGAAAGGCAGGACCTTGAAATTGAAAACGCGTTCGGTGAGCCAGGTGGCGGCGATGAGGATGATGCAGGCGGAGCCGAAGTGGAGGATGGGGCGGCGGTAAAGCCAGGAGTTGCGGAAGCCATAGGCGAGGGGAAGGAAGGCGGTGACGATGGCGAGTTGGCCGAGTTCGACGCCGAGATTGAATCCAACCAGGGTGAGGATGAGGGCGCTGCTGGTGAGGCCGAGTTCGGAGAGGGCGTTGGCAAAGCCGAAGCCGTGGATGAGTCCGAAGAGGAAGGCGACGATCCAACCGCGGCCTTTGATCCAAGGCCAGATGTTGTTCGTAGCAGCAAGAATGACGGAAGCGGCAATGGCAGATTCGGTCAGGCGTGTAGGGAGTCGCACGATGTTAAGAGCGGCGAGGCTCAGGGTGAGGGAGTGGGCCAGCGTGAAAGCGGTGACGATTTTGAGGACGTTGAGAAACGCGGGGCGAAAGGCGGGGACGCCGTGCCAATCCTGTTCGCGGCGATGCAGGACAGCGGGGAGCAGCAATGCGAGGAGGAAGAGAATGTGGTCGTAGCCGGTCCAGATGTGCGTAATGCCTTCCTTTAGAAAGACGAGGAATTGTTTGCCGGGATTTGGGTGGTTTATTTCAAACTGCTGGAGATGGTGCTCGGAATCGAGGACGGCGGACTCAGTTTTTTCGCCGTGTTGGAGTCGGAGTAGGCCGCGATGGCTGTGGTTGATATCGAAGAAGAGTTGATAATCGAATTCGACGACGTTGGGTTGGCAGACGTTTTCGAGGATGAAGGGAAGCTCGAGATAGGTGCCGTCGGCAAAGTCCTCCACGATGGGTTCAGATTCGGTGAAATGGAGCGTGCCGGGTTTGGCGTCGCCGCTGATTTTGAGATGGGCGAGAGCGTAGGCCGTGACGTCTTTATAACGGGCGTTGAGTTCGTCCCAGGTGACAAAGCCGTCGTTGTCGGAGTCAAGCGGGACGACGGCTTGAAGGTCTTTGATGGGGATGTCCCATTGGCCGACGGTTTGGTTGGTGTCGAAATTGATCGTGAGATAGCTCTTGCTCGGGTCGTGAGCAAAGAGGTTTGGCGCAAAGATCAAGCTGGAAAGAATGAGCAACCAGGTGGCGAAACGGGATTGGAGCCTTGGGGTGGAAATTTCAGAGGCAGTGCAGATCCTGCAGAGAATGCGCTGGCCTGAAGATTTAAACGTGCGTTCCACCTGTCAAATAAATCGTTAGGGCGATTGATGATGATTTAAAAATGCAAGAATTGCCTGAAGGCTTGAAAGCCGCCCCACGCCAAATCGCCATTGATCCCAAGCAGGCTCATGACCCAATCGACGGTCCCCCACAAAGCGTGGTTGGCGGCAGGGACGTACCAGAGGACAATGAACAACACGAACATGCCGTATTGGCGGACGGGTCGAAGGTGTTGATCGACCTCGGATGGGATATAGGGTTCGATCGCCTGGAAACCATCGAGCGGCGGGATGGGGATGAGATTCAGCAAGACAGAGCAGATCTGCAGTTGAAGCAGGAAGGCGACGGCGTAGGTGGCTGGATTATCGATGAAATGCGGTATGAGAACGAGTTTGAGCAGGACGGCGCAAATGATGGCTAGAATCAGATTCATTAACGGGCCAGCAAGAGAGACATAAGTGTTCCATTCGCGGGAACGGAGGAGGCTGCGGTTAATCCAGACTGCTCCGCCGGGCAGGCCGATGCCTCCCAAGGCCATGAACACTATCGGGAGGATAAAACTCATGAGCGGATCAGCATAATGGACAGGGTTCATGGAGAGATAACCCTTTTCGCGGACGGTGTAATCACCACCGCGCTCGGCCACCCAAGCATGTCCAAACTCGTGTAGGCAAACCGAGAATATCCAACCGATCAATACTATGGCAAAGACGCCCATGAGACATAGTTTGCCTGAATCAGAATTTTTTGGAAGGGGGAAAGAATGGTACGAGGTCCATGGTCAATGACTTTTTGTCATTGAGAAGCAGAAAGCTTACGCCGAACTTGCGGTGCTCATTATGCTTTGGGAATATACAGAAGAGAAAGGAACTTGAGACGAAGGGTCGTTTTTAACACCGGCGCAACTCATTGGTGAACGTCCGGCCGTATGGCGGGAGTTTGCCAATCGTGATGCCAGTTGAGGGTCCATAACTCCTCCAGCTTGGTTAAGCGCGAATGGCCGTCGGCAAAGCCAATCATGATGGCTCCGGGCAGCTTTTGGCCCGTCGTCAAGGCGTGCGGAGCGGACGAGGGACTGCTGACGCTGTGCCGCGCAATCGTGCAACGGCCCATTCCGTTGTCACTCGTTCCAAATGGAGCCCCGTTGTAAAGATCAATCCATGGCGCATCCGTCTCCTTGGGCGATAGATCGACCCAGTTTGCATCCATGAAGACTGGAGTCCGCGTCGTGTCTTCAATGCCATCAGTTTTGGTGAAAACGTTGCCCTCGGCCTTTGGGTAATATTTTGCAAGATCCGAATACAGCCAGCCGTTGTAGCCGTAGCTGCCAAAAAACATGTCCTTGGCATTGGAGGTCCACCTTACCCAGGCGGCGTCGGCGCTGCCTCCTCGATTTCCGTTATCAGGCGGCGGGTTGTGCAAGGGGGCCATGGGGCAAATGTATATTTTTCGGTCTTTGATCAAATCGGACAAACTGCCCATCCAGGTGCCGCCCGGATAACGGGGATCATCGTAAAGGATGGGACTGCCATTTTCATTGGCATAGACAAAGCCAATCAGAGCGAGTTGCCGGATGTTGTTAAGGCACATTGCCTCCCGGGCCTTCATTTTGGCCCTGGAGAGGACTGGCAACAGCAAGGCCGCCAGGATGCCGATGACCGCAATTACCACCAGCATTTCAGTCAGGGTGAACCCTGTTTTTCCAGCTCTGCGTAGGTGGATGAAGCGCATAAGTTTAGTGTCAACGTTCGATTGTGAGTGCCACCATGAAGGGTGCGGCCCCGGCCATGGCCGAAGCATAGTCAATGGATTGAATTTCCTTTTCGGCATGCGGGTTCACAAAGACGGTATCGAAAAGGCGGATGCGCGCGCCCTGGTGCTCGGCTGCCGGGTTGCTGCCGGTCCAGGCAACAATCGTATTAGTACCCGTTGGCCGTTTAACCGGGGCGCGCGGCCATTCCCACCAATCCAACACCTCCACTCCCTGGCGGATGTCAAATTGAACCTGGTCGCCGTCAGAATAATGTAAAATCACGCTTGCGACTTTTGTTCCAGGCGGATCGGCAATTGCGGAATTGGCGTGCAAGATATGAATCTTGTGACCGGTCGCTCCCACACGGATTCCTTCAACGGTTTCCGGATAATTGTAACCGCGCTGTTTCCATTCGGCTCCCTGGAGCTGAACGACACCATGTATTTCAAATGGCACCCGCTTGAGTATGCGTCGTCCTTCCCCAAGGGCGGCCAGGTAATTATTTCCGTAGGCAGGAGTCCAGCTTTTATCGAGCCCGCCATTAAAGTGAGCGGACAGATCCACAGCCATGAACGCTCCGCTTTCCACTGGATGGACGCCATAAATCAGATACGTCGCACCGCAGCCGAACAGCAGAATCAAGAGACCTGCGACTGCCAACTTGGTTTTGGCCGAGAGGAGATGTTGGACGAAAACCGTCGTCCAGCCTGGCGGCCCCATTGCGGCTGCCTTTGCCAGAGAGGTTTTTGCCACTGCCAACGGCAGGCTGACGGGTGCTGAAGGGATTGTCGCGGCGTTCAGGGAAGAAGCCAAAGATGCTACTGAAACAGCCACCCCGCCACGTGTCAGAATGATTCGCAGTTTGTCCAAAGCGCGACTTACCCGCTTCTGTGCTGCATCATCGCTAAGACCCAGGGCAGCACCGACGGATCGATAATCTTTGCCCTCGAAATAATGCAACAGCACTGCATTTCGATCCGGACGGCTGAGCTTTTCCATGGCGGCGTCCAGCAACGGCTTGATTTGCTGCCAGTCGAGCAAGGCATCGGAAGTGGTATCCTGCATGGAAAAAGCCTTCTGTTCGCGTGCTCGTCGGCGCTGTTCACTCCGTATCGCCTTCGCGGCGGCAAAGCGAGTCGCCTCGTAAAGCCAGCCGGCCAGTATGATTTCACGAGGCAGCAACGGTGCCTTGCGAGCTAGGTCAGTAAATACAGTTTGGGTGATATCTTCCGCCAGGCTGGCATCGCCATTGGCCTGACGTAGCGCTGTCCCATACACCAGATTGAAATGTCGGCCGACCAGCTCCCGAAAAGCTTCTTCATCGCCCTTTTCGACGAACCGGTGCAACTGGATCGAATCCTCTGTCATTTTGATACTGCTTTATAGCACCCGCCCCGAAAAAAATCCGACAATAATTATTTCCTTCGCGGAAATGCCCCAGTCCGGGCCGTGTCCTAAGGCATCAGGACAACACGATAAAATCGCTGCTGGTCTGAGCCAGGGGAGTCGGTGGTGGTTACAAGCACCCCGTTGGCTGTAATGGGTGGTCCGAGGTCGTTCCATTGGGCTGACGAGAGGTCGGTGGTGTATTGCGCCTGATAGGTGGCACCTGCCACAGCGCTCCAGGCAAGTGTCACCATTCCGTCGGTCCACGTTATGGGAGCAAGCACCGGTGCGGGCGCGGACTGAGTCAGGGAGACATTTTTCCAGGTGGCGGCATTTGCGCCCACCACGTTGGGTCCTCCCTCGCGCTGGCCGAGGATGAGGTAGAAAGGGCCTATGCCCACGTCCAAATCGGATTGAACGCCGAGGAGGACGCCACTGGCGGAAAATAATGAAACCGTTGCGATGCCGGTGTCTTCGATGAAAATCTGAACCGTGCTCAGGGAATTGACGCTGGGGTCCGAATAGAGCTTGTTGCCCAAACTGAGGAATGGCAGTCCACTGTAATCATAATTCACCCAAACGCCGAAGTAAGAGCCGTTGCCGGGGTTCAGATTGCCCGCCACATTCATCCATACCCCCAGACCGTCGCTGACGAGAAATATTTCATAAGCATTGCCATGCGCCTGGCCGGAGGTGACCGTGGTGGTCAGCGTGAACGGGGGCGAAAACGTGGCAAGTGATTGAACTCCGGCGAGTTCATTAACGCCCTTGACGCCGGAAAAGTTCATTCCCGCCCCTCCAAAACTCAATGTGGGAGTGATCAAGGAGGAGTTGAATTCCACAGCCAGAGCTGCCAGCAGGCCGGACGAGGTCGTCCACATATCAGTATTTAAGCTGCTGTCG
This genomic stretch from Pedosphaera parvula Ellin514 harbors:
- a CDS encoding HEAT repeat domain-containing protein codes for the protein MGKPWKLSIVALAGLFVCAIAWKVLTPREPIYEGKPLSSWLQVYDPINANYNSPEWLKANAAVRHAGTNAIPTLLRMLRATDSRWKLKLYGLVQRQSFIKITYTPASSSHHQATEAFYCLGARADSAVSPLVEIYNSEISPSSQSATAYALGAIGPTAKDAVPSLLRGATNTNRNVRSCAMMALGQIHADPFLVMPVLLKGRRDPATDVKNAATWAILSYESEAMRAVSALFESLQDSDEKVRRQATNALKEIYPEASARAGLK
- a CDS encoding HupE/UreJ family protein, producing the protein MERTFKSSGQRILCRICTASEISTPRLQSRFATWLLILSSLIFAPNLFAHDPSKSYLTINFDTNQTVGQWDIPIKDLQAVVPLDSDNDGFVTWDELNARYKDVTAYALAHLKISGDAKPGTLHFTESEPIVEDFADGTYLELPFILENVCQPNVVEFDYQLFFDINHSHRGLLRLQHGEKTESAVLDSEHHLQQFEINHPNPGKQFLVFLKEGITHIWTGYDHILFLLALLLPAVLHRREQDWHGVPAFRPAFLNVLKIVTAFTLAHSLTLSLAALNIVRLPTRLTESAIAASVILAATNNIWPWIKGRGWIVAFLFGLIHGFGFANALSELGLTSSALILTLVGFNLGVELGQLAIVTAFLPLAYGFRNSWLYRRPILHFGSACIILIAATWLTERVFNFKVLPF
- a CDS encoding site-2 protease family protein, translating into MGVFAIVLIGWIFSVCLHEFGHAWVAERGGDYTVREKGYLSMNPVHYADPLMSFILPIVFMALGGIGLPGGAVWINRSLLRSREWNTYVSLAGPLMNLILAIICAVLLKLVLIPHFIDNPATYAVAFLLQLQICSVLLNLIPIPPLDGFQAIEPYIPSEVDQHLRPVRQYGMFVLFIVLWYVPAANHALWGTVDWVMSLLGINGDLAWGGFQAFRQFLHF
- a CDS encoding type II secretion system protein, with the protein product MRFIHLRRAGKTGFTLTEMLVVIAVIGILAALLLPVLSRAKMKAREAMCLNNIRQLALIGFVYANENGSPILYDDPRYPGGTWMGSLSDLIKDRKIYICPMAPLHNPPPDNGNRGGSADAAWVRWTSNAKDMFFGSYGYNGWLYSDLAKYYPKAEGNVFTKTDGIEDTTRTPVFMDANWVDLSPKETDAPWIDLYNGAPFGTSDNGMGRCTIARHSVSSPSSAPHALTTGQKLPGAIMIGFADGHSRLTKLEELWTLNWHHDWQTPAIRPDVHQ
- a CDS encoding RNA polymerase sigma factor — encoded protein: MTEDSIQLHRFVEKGDEEAFRELVGRHFNLVYGTALRQANGDASLAEDITQTVFTDLARKAPLLPREIILAGWLYEATRFAAAKAIRSEQRRRAREQKAFSMQDTTSDALLDWQQIKPLLDAAMEKLSRPDRNAVLLHYFEGKDYRSVGAALGLSDDAAQKRVSRALDKLRIILTRGGVAVSVASLASSLNAATIPSAPVSLPLAVAKTSLAKAAAMGPPGWTTVFVQHLLSAKTKLAVAGLLILLFGCGATYLIYGVHPVESGAFMAVDLSAHFNGGLDKSWTPAYGNNYLAALGEGRRILKRVPFEIHGVVQLQGAEWKQRGYNYPETVEGIRVGATGHKIHILHANSAIADPPGTKVASVILHYSDGDQVQFDIRQGVEVLDWWEWPRAPVKRPTGTNTIVAWTGSNPAAEHQGARIRLFDTVFVNPHAEKEIQSIDYASAMAGAAPFMVALTIER